CTTTGGAACACAATGTGTCAGGGAAGAATAGAATTCTCCATCCTGCAAAGCCACTTGGAGCCGGCGGTCTCTGCTCCATCAGCAGGTGCAGGGGCGGGGAAGAAATGGTCCCTCCCACTCTGCACGGCCCAGGCCCTGCCTGGAGTCTAGGGTCAGGGGCTGACCTGCACCAGGGACAGAATGGACCAGCAGCCTGGACAAGACTGGGAAGCCAGCTATAATAGATGCTGTAGGACACTGAGGACCCCTGCAGTGCACTGTGCTGCCTCAACGTCCAGGTCTTTCACTGTCGTTTTTCCCTACTCTGCACATGATTTGTTCAGACCTCTGGCACTTAAGACTGTTGCTAGTAAGTGTACAGAAATCACAATGAGCAAACAATCAATAGCAAACTTTGAGAATCAGTAGGGAGCCCATCATGTCCTTGAGGAAGGAAATGATCCAGTTGGAGCCTTAAGGAACAAGGAGCGCTGGGCAGGAGGAGGACCGAGAGCCCCAGGAGAAGGAAGGCGAGATACTGAATGCCTGCACAGGGGTTTGGGGAAGGAGGGCAGAGATGGATTCTGTCTTCTGCGACAGGAGGGACCAGCATCAATTCTGCTGTTCTGTACCAAGCCAGAGCATTGCCCAGAACCAGGCTCCCACCCCTAGTAAGTGACACGGCAGGACATCGCCAGGCCAAGAGACTCAACCACCACCACAGCAGCTGTTGCCCGAAATGAGAAGTACCGTTTATTGCTGTTACACAAATGGACCCAGCCTCTGGCTTGGGCACCGTCCCACGGACCAGCAGACGAACATGATCAGCTggcccctttccccacccccgAGTCATGTGCAGTCATACACTCCAGGCAGAAAGTCGCAGTATCGAATACTGGGCACAGGTTCCCTTGGCTTGGCGGTGCATCTCTGATACACAGACTGGCCCACCTTTCAGAGTGGCCAACAGAGCCACTGAAATGTTGTCAAATAAGCAAGTGCAGGAGCCCTGGGCTGGGGGCCTCTGGCCTCTGCAACCAGGTGGGAGGAGGATGTCCTAGGTGTCTGCGGGGCAGGCCTCGGCTCCATATGTCCGCCGGGACCACAGCCTCAGGTCAAGCTGTGCTGGGGCCATCCACCTTCCTTTGCCATTTAGAAGATGGGGCTTGGAGCTTGGCAACACAGAAATTGACATCAGCCTTATAAAACCTTGGCTGAACCTACCGACCTCCAGAAGAATTTcagccaaaacaaaaaagtaaatacacagAGGGACCCTGGAACCAGAATCCCTCCCCATGGGAAAGACAAAGGCACAGAGATTTGAGCCAAGTTTCCCAACATGTTGGTATTTGCAGAAAAGTCCAGTCACGTCACACACAGCACAGAGGCAAGAAGCGAAGGCAGTGGCATTCACAGGTCTACTTTATATTAAAGTTTATTACATTTGGAAAATCTACTGTACAGGGAAAAACCCATTGGATTAAGTACAGTTTTGCCAAAAGCAAAAGACTATCACTCTTTGGAAAATATTCCTGATTccagcccagggcccagggcGGGGCCGCAGGAGCTAACGGAGAACCTGGCCTTGGATGGAGGCACTCAGAGCCAGCTCTGCCCAAGATGCCCCTTGTCAATTTCCAGGAGGAAGACGCCCCTTGTCAATTTCCAGGAGGATGCGCCCCTTGTCAATTTCCAGGAGGATGCCGCCCCTTGTCAATTTCCAGGAGGAAGCAGCTCCCAGAGACTGCGCCACAGGCGGGACAGGCCTGGTCTGCAGGAGGATCTCCAGGCCCCTGCCGCCCTCCCTACAGTCCTCTCTCAGTCTGAAGGCTGAGCCGCCAGCATTCACTTCTCACATGGGCTTCTCCAATGTGGCAGTGGCCCAGGCCTCAGCAAAGCCCTGAGCTCATGGACACAGGCACAACTGCTTGAAAGAGGCGGCGGCCCCACGGCAGCCTGGACTGGCCAGCCCACCAACAGACCACCAGAAACGGGGCCACCAGACAGATAGTCCATACCCTGTTGCACACATGAGCGACAAACTCAGAGACAACACACAAACTAAGCCTACATTTTGGCTTCCAGATTTGGTTctcctagtttaaaaaaaaaaaaaaaaaaaggtcttaacCCTGATGCTGTCTCCTGACCATAGATTAGGGAAGCAAGATGGGGAATACCGAATCAACTTACTTAACTTACCTCAGAAGTAACAAGGTCTACTGGGCTATGAACAAAGAACTAGAGGAAACATGTGCAAAAACAAGTCGATATCTAGATCAGACCTCCCCACGACACAAAGTGGACCCCTGTCCCCTGCCACTCAGTGGCCACGCCCCCAAGATGCTTGGTCCTACCAGTAAGTGCTATAGATGTGTGAGCCCCAAGCCCCACCCGCAGAATCTTCCAGCCACATGAGGCCACTTAGGTCCAAAGCAGTCAGATCCCCCCTCCCCTCCAGAGCTGGGCCTGGGGAGAGGCTGCTTCAGTTTGGAGAAACGGAGTCAGAATGGTGCGATGCCAGGTGCTGGCTGTGGTGGAAAGGTCCTATTCGAGAAAACCCTGGTGCCCCAAGTCTCCAGGCAGAAGTCAGAGAAGCAGAGTGGAGCTCCCAGCACGCCCCAGGACTCCGTGGGCAGGAGCGGCCAGAGGGGCTGGAGTGCTGGGGAGGTGGCCTGGTGGCAGGGGAGGTCAGGGCCTGCAGTTCTTCAAGGAAGAGGCAAGTGGGGGCCTAGTGAGTGGCAGGGTGGAGGGGGTGCATGGCTCCCGCGTCAGGCGTAGAATTCCTCCTGTTTGGTGGGCTTCTGGTAGGCCCCTCCGTTGGCTTGTTTCGGCTCCTCCAAGGAGTAGCTGCCTTCGTCCTTCTTCTTCATGCGGTACAGCATGAAACCCACCAGGCACACAGCAAAGATGAGCCCCACGAGGCCTCCAGCAATGATCCCTAGGGCAGGTAGACGGGGCCAGCTCAGTTCAGCGGCTCCCTGGGCTCCACTGCAGACCCTCCCCCAAGTGGTGGCCTTGGCTGTGGTCAGCCCCACCCCGACCCCACAGCAGCAGTTCACCCCGAACTACCCCCCTGAGAGAAAACTCACCTCCCAGCACCTCCTTCCTGTCCAGGAGACCCTGCGAGGCCCCTGTGGCCCCTGGATCCACTGGGGACTGGTTCCGGTGGTCAGGCTCTACAGCCACTATAGCTGTGTTCTCCCCAGAGGTTTCAAAGGTGAAGTCCTATGGGAGGGCAGGGGCAGATTGGGTTGGCTAGGTCACCgccagcagcagcaaccagcTCCAGAAgcagctcctgcctcccagaTCTTTGCCACCACCCACTCAGATGCACCCAAACCAGGATCGCAGGGGGCCCGAAAGCCAGGCCTTCTTGTCACATCAACTCTGGACCCTGGCTGGCCCATGGCATGGATATCACAAAAAGTGATACAACGCATACATTTCTGTATGGAAACAAGCAGGCTTATTTTAGTGTAAAGTGTAAAAATCCCACGAAGCTGCAAGATAAAAAATAGGAGGACTTGGTATAACGTTCACTCTTACAGCAGGGGCTTCAAGTTTGGATTGTAAGTTTGGGGAGCCCTCTCTTGGGTGATCTTTAAGGGCGCTTTTGCTCTGATCTCATAATTAGTCTGTCCTGCTCTGGGCAAGGCCCTGGGGGTAGGGGAAGGTGGGTCCCTGTGTCCTGTCCTCCTGGTGAGGAATACGAGACACCCGCAGGGTACAGGTGTAGAGCGTGCCGGGTGCCAGGCATTAGGGCTAACCCACCCAATGTCCCAAGGAATGCAGAGGCCACTCACCTGCTCCCCAGAGCCCTCTGCTGCTGGGAGCTGACTGGAGGCTCCATCCTCAGCAGCCCTCTCGGTGGCAGAAGGACCTCCATCCTCTGTGCGGGGAGTGTGAAGGTCAGCTTGGCCGGGTCCTGCAGGGGCTGAGGTCTCATGGTAGCCAGGCTGCATGTCcctgtgggggtgggaggtggcgggctcctgggCTGTGGTGGCTCTGGCCGTTGGGGCCTGATGAGTGGTTGGGAGCTGTGTGGTCTCCGTGGGTTGGGGGGTGGCCTCCTGCTCCTGGGCAGTGAggtcaggctccacttctaacaGGACTACAGCCTCTCCCTCCTTGGGCCCCTCTCCAGCCGgcagggtggaggtggaggcagctGTAGCCTCCAGGCCAGTGGGTTCCGGAGACGTGGGAGTAGCCGTCAGGAGCCACGTGTCCTTCCAAGTGGAGGGGGTCTGCTGTGACAAGGTGATATCTTGCAAAGCACCTGCAGGACCAGAAGCAGAGTGTGTTGTGGGGGGCGGCGGGAGGACCAGAAGCAGAGTGTGTTGGGGGGGNNNNNNNNNNNNNNNNNNNNNNNNNNNNNNNNNNNNNNNNNNNNNNNNNNNNNNNNNNNNNNNNNNNNNNNNNNNNNNNNNNNNNNNNNNNNNNNNNNNNNNNNNNNNNNNNNNNNNNNNNNNNNNNNNNNNNNNNNNNNNNNNNNNNNNNNNNNNNNNNNNNNNNNNNNNNNNNNNNNNNNNNNNNNNNNNNNNNNNNNNNNNNNNNNNNNNNNNNNNNNNNNNNNNNNNNNNNNNNNNNNNNNNNNNNNNNNNNNNNNNNNNNNNNNNNNNNNNNNNNNNNNNNNNNNNNNNNNNNNNNNNNNNNNNNNNNNNNNNNNNNNNNNNNNNNNNNNNNNNNNNNNNNNNNNNNNNNNNNNNNNNNNNNNNNNNNNNNNNNNNNNNNNNNNNNNNNNNNNNNGGGCAGCAGGGGGTGTTgtggggggcagagggagggcCAGAAGCAGAGTGtgttgtggggggtggggggaggaccAGAAGCAGAGTGTgttgtggggggcggggggaggacCAGAAGCAGAGTGTgttggtgggggctgggggaggagaacCAGAGGCAGAGTGTattggggagggtggggagggaggatcaGAAGCAGAGCGTGCTGGGTTGAGGGGGAGGACCTGAACCAGTGTGCTGGGTGGGTCGGGGGAGGCCCCAGAGCACCTGGGCCGGTCAAGCTCAGGCTGAGGGAGGCTAGTACCTGGGCAAGGCAACTGAGGCTAAGCTCCTTGGAAAATGGACAAGGAGAGCTGTCCCTTCTCATTGTGTGTGTCCAGGGGCAGCCTGGTCTCTGGAGCCACGAGACAGGTGCCTAGGCCACCTTGGAAAGCTTTCCTGTGACCACAGGTGTGGGGTGGGCATCTCTTAGGGGTATAACTACTTCAGTTATCCTACCTATCCCAGGGTACACACCTCTCCGGCCCCACCCTCCCTGAAGGCCCCCGCTTCCAACAACAGATACTTCCAACTACAGATACCCTAGCTTGCAGCTCTCAGGCCTCTGCTGGGTCACTTCCCCAGGGAtgacctcagcctccttcctTAGCTCTCACCCCTCTTCTGAGGTCCACTCAAGAgccacctcctctgagaagcctccCTGACCACCTCCAGCTCAGGGACTTCTCTCCCCCAGGGAAAGAGGAAGTAGGGAAGGGAGCTTGGATGGAAGAGCTACACCCCAGCAGGCTCTGTGCTGCCTTACAGCTCCACAAGCTTATCAGGTCAaggtattattcccattttacagatgagaaaacagaggctcaggggTCAAATAACCTTCTGAAGGGGGTTCCAGAGGTTTCCTAGTGAGTAAAGGTATTCCCAGTGAATATGAGCCTATGTGCAGCAGGCAGCCCTGCGGCCCTCTGGAGCTCACAGCCTTCACCTCACCTCCGAGCATGAGCTCTCCTTAACCAGGCAGCTCATGGACCCCATTCCTCTGCTCAGCATTGCCCTTTGGAGGCAGCTGGGTGGAGATGGGGCGGGCAGGGTGCACTCAGTACATGCTCAATAAACACAGGAGACTGTCTGACCACTGCCCCCAGGCATGACCTGTTGCCGTCTTGGGTGGGGGGCCCCCATGACAACCTCACCTGCACCTGAGCCGGAGAAGTTGTCAGAGTCATCCCCAGAGCCATCTTGATCTTCAGGGGGCAAATTAGTAGCCACAATTTGCTGGAAAAGGATCAGAATATGGTATGAGTAGAGGCTTGGCCGGGGCTCTGCTGCTCCTGGGTCCTCTCCTAGACAGCTGAGTGGACTCGCCCTACCCTGTGCTGCACAGGTACACAGGGAGACGCCTCTCATGTGGCTCCAGGCCCCTCAGCTCTGGGCAGCACTTTGGTTCCCCTGCCCCAACCCCTGATGCTACAACACAGCCTGGTGCCGGGCACAGGGCACAGGGGCACAAGAGAGTGGGCAGGGCCCTCACCCTGAGAAGCTCAGTCTGGTGAGGGAGCTCCAGACCTCTCAGAAGGGCAGACAGGGAGTTGCTATTGGGAATATAGGCTGTGGCCCCCATGGGACCCCATCAGCCCACCCTACCCTACTCTTGGGGGTCATCAGCCAGGGAGCTTTGGGGCCGAAGATTGCCGACCCAGCCCCACTGAGGGGCTTTCGAAAACCCCCAAGAACAATCTCAGGACAACCTGGATGCAGAGGCAGCCTCCAGGCATGCTGGCCCCCAGGTGTGGACACCGAGGGCGGCACAAGGGGCAGGGGCACCGCTGGGCACAGGAACTGTCTGTTCTGAGGCAGGTCTGCCCACGCAGGGCAACCCCAGGCCTGGCCCCGACACACCTTCCCACACTCGGCCCAGTTCCCATCTACAGTAAAA
This Theropithecus gelada isolate Dixy chromosome 13, Tgel_1.0, whole genome shotgun sequence DNA region includes the following protein-coding sequences:
- the SDC1 gene encoding syndecan-1, giving the protein MRRAALWLWLCALALSLQPAMPQIVATNLPPEDQDGSGDDSDNFSGSGAGALQDITLSQQTPSTWKDTWLLTATPTSPEPTGLEATAASTSTLPAGEGPKEGEAVVLLEVEPDLTAQEQEATPQPTETTQLPTTHQAPTARATTAQEPATSHPHRDMQPGYHETSAPAGPGQADLHTPRTEDGGPSATERAAEDGASSQLPAAEGSGEQDFTFETSGENTAIVAVEPDHRNQSPVDPGATGASQGLLDRKEVLGGIIAGGLVGLIFAVCLVGFMLYRMKKKDEGSYSLEEPKQANGGAYQKPTKQEEFYA